Proteins from one Arthrobacter sp. DNA4 genomic window:
- a CDS encoding metallophosphoesterase, translated as MPLNLVLLADTHVPKRARHLPEQVWSAVELADAVFHAGDWVEAELLDEFERRSKRLLGVFGNNDGPQLRRRLPETATATIGGVRFAVVHETGQAKGREQRCEALYPDADVLVFGHSHIPWDTVSPNGLRLLNPGSPTDRRRQPACTFMEAVVDSGRLAEVRLVEVRRD; from the coding sequence ATGCCGTTGAACCTTGTCCTGCTTGCCGATACCCATGTGCCCAAGCGCGCCAGGCACCTGCCGGAGCAGGTGTGGTCCGCAGTGGAACTCGCCGACGCGGTTTTCCACGCCGGTGATTGGGTGGAGGCGGAACTGCTGGACGAATTCGAACGCCGGAGCAAGCGCCTGCTGGGCGTTTTCGGGAACAATGACGGCCCCCAACTTCGCCGCCGGCTGCCAGAAACGGCCACTGCCACCATTGGCGGGGTTCGCTTTGCGGTGGTCCACGAAACCGGCCAGGCGAAGGGCCGTGAACAGCGGTGCGAGGCGCTGTACCCCGATGCCGACGTCCTGGTGTTCGGGCATAGCCACATCCCCTGGGACACGGTGTCGCCGAACGGGCTGCGGCTGTTGAATCCGGGCTCGCCAACCGACCGACGCCGCCAGCCGGCATGCACCTTCATGGAGGCCGTGGTGGACAGCGGGCGGCTGGCGGAGGTCAGGCTGGTGGAGGTCCGCCGCGACTGA
- a CDS encoding endonuclease/exonuclease/phosphatase family protein, whose protein sequence is MRVISYNLRKHKASGELLALARNHDIDALCLQEVDASDLPETLGPLHLADATKGNRLGLAIYYRTSRFTALDTQSFALKKSMHDRVLAPAHERLIGTRVMDTETQHELVIGSFHAAPLTASNSLRRKQIHAAHAELLSMGKGLMTLMVGDFNYPFFTKNLDMHMKNSGYALSLSNRRTYTRYKVFKGHFDFATSLGLDIASVETLPRGNSDHLPILVTADYGEGY, encoded by the coding sequence ATGCGCGTCATCAGCTACAACCTCCGCAAGCACAAGGCCAGCGGCGAACTTCTCGCCCTGGCCCGCAACCATGACATCGATGCGCTGTGCCTTCAGGAAGTGGATGCCAGCGACCTCCCGGAGACCCTGGGCCCGCTGCACCTGGCGGATGCCACCAAGGGCAACCGGCTGGGTCTGGCCATCTACTACCGCACCAGCCGCTTCACCGCACTGGATACGCAGTCCTTCGCGTTGAAGAAATCAATGCATGACAGGGTGCTGGCTCCGGCCCATGAACGGCTCATCGGCACCAGGGTGATGGACACCGAAACGCAGCATGAGCTGGTGATCGGATCCTTCCATGCAGCCCCGCTGACGGCGTCGAACTCTTTGCGGCGCAAGCAGATCCACGCAGCCCACGCTGAACTGCTGAGCATGGGCAAAGGCCTGATGACCCTGATGGTGGGTGACTTCAACTACCCGTTCTTCACCAAGAACCTGGACATGCACATGAAGAACTCCGGGTATGCCCTCTCCCTGAGCAACCGGCGAACGTACACCCGGTACAAGGTGTTCAAGGGCCACTTCGACTTCGCCACCTCGCTGGGCCTGGACATTGCCAGCGTGGAGACGCTCCCGCGCGGAAATTCAGACCACCTGCCCATCCTGGTGACCGCCGACTACGGCGAAGGCTACTAG
- a CDS encoding glucose 1-dehydrogenase, with protein MTDQYTFRNPVTAYEKISPPKQHQPEPGLDAELAPKADLGEETYRGTGRLEGRRAIVTGADSGIGAATAIAFAREGADVVLSYLPQEEEDASRIAGIIEAAGRKAVKVPGDLKDSAVCRDLVDTAVAVLGGVDILVNNAGKQVAQEDLQDISDEQFDHTLKTNVYAMFWVTKAAVPHMPAGSTIINTTSIQAYNPSPTLVDYATTKASINNFTKGLAQQLAPKGIRVNAVAPGPIWTPLQVSSGQPKEELPEFGQSTPLGRAGQPAELAPAYVFLASPESSYVVGETLNVNGGSPTP; from the coding sequence ATGACTGACCAGTACACCTTCCGTAATCCCGTGACTGCCTACGAAAAGATCTCCCCGCCCAAGCAACACCAGCCTGAGCCCGGGCTTGATGCGGAACTGGCGCCCAAGGCCGACCTCGGGGAAGAGACCTATCGGGGCACCGGGCGGCTGGAAGGCCGCCGGGCGATCGTGACCGGCGCGGACTCAGGCATCGGGGCAGCGACGGCGATCGCCTTTGCACGGGAGGGCGCCGACGTCGTGCTTTCCTACCTGCCGCAGGAAGAGGAGGACGCCTCCCGCATTGCCGGAATCATTGAGGCCGCCGGTCGCAAGGCCGTCAAGGTCCCCGGCGACCTGAAGGACTCCGCCGTGTGCCGGGACCTGGTGGACACGGCGGTGGCCGTCCTGGGCGGGGTTGACATCCTGGTCAACAATGCCGGGAAACAGGTTGCGCAGGAGGACCTGCAGGACATCAGCGACGAGCAGTTCGACCACACCCTGAAGACCAACGTCTATGCCATGTTCTGGGTGACCAAGGCCGCCGTGCCGCACATGCCGGCGGGCTCAACCATCATCAACACCACGTCGATCCAGGCCTACAACCCGTCCCCCACGCTGGTGGACTACGCCACCACCAAGGCCAGCATCAACAACTTCACCAAGGGCCTGGCCCAGCAGCTGGCGCCCAAGGGGATCCGGGTGAATGCGGTGGCCCCGGGGCCCATCTGGACGCCCCTGCAGGTCAGCAGCGGACAGCCCAAGGAGGAACTGCCGGAGTTTGGCCAGTCCACTCCCCTGGGCCGCGCGGGCCAGCCCGCCGAGCTCGCCCCCGCCTATGTCTTCCTGGCCTCGCCCGAGTCCAGCTACGTGGTGGGCGAGACGCTCAATGTCAACGGCGGCAGCCCCACGCCTTAG
- a CDS encoding DNA alkylation repair protein: protein MTGTADVVSAAADFVDRTLQNEGAWYRADDVGARLGGVLASYGSSVGAVRGTVRDALRKFKDLDHDGTVMLASALWGQPRPGSRPVFERRLAAVVLLQSRVRLLRHSDLTRLEGFLRSAQAADLTGPLLADVLVPLLAGLGERERQRAGVVVARWREDPDPQLRAAADALEKDLTI from the coding sequence ATGACCGGTACGGCGGACGTTGTGTCCGCGGCGGCGGATTTCGTGGACCGGACCCTGCAGAACGAGGGCGCCTGGTACCGGGCGGACGACGTCGGGGCACGGCTGGGCGGGGTGCTTGCCTCTTATGGTTCCTCTGTGGGGGCCGTTCGCGGGACCGTGCGCGATGCGCTGCGGAAGTTCAAGGACCTGGACCATGACGGCACGGTCATGCTGGCCTCCGCCCTGTGGGGCCAGCCGCGGCCCGGTTCCCGGCCGGTGTTCGAGCGCCGCCTGGCAGCGGTGGTCCTGCTGCAGTCACGGGTGCGGCTGCTCCGTCACTCTGACCTGACCCGGCTGGAGGGTTTCCTTCGCTCCGCGCAGGCAGCGGACCTGACCGGGCCCCTTCTCGCCGACGTCCTGGTCCCGTTGCTGGCGGGGCTGGGGGAGCGCGAACGGCAGCGGGCAGGCGTTGTCGTGGCGCGGTGGCGGGAAGACCCGGACCCCCAGCTGCGGGCGGCGGCCGACGCCCTTGAAAAAGACTTGACCATTTGA
- a CDS encoding DUF1810 domain-containing protein, with amino-acid sequence MNEPFDLERFVAAQNTGGTYEQALGELQVGRKSGHWMWFVFPQIAGLGQSATSRKYAISSLAEARAYLDHEVLGPRLLECALVLANHADQSAEDIFGGIDARKLRSSMTLFLRAAPGETVFKTVLAQFFNGEPDPATDELLVPGRGR; translated from the coding sequence ATGAATGAGCCGTTTGACCTTGAGCGTTTTGTTGCCGCGCAAAACACCGGCGGAACCTATGAGCAGGCGCTGGGCGAACTGCAGGTCGGCCGGAAGTCCGGGCACTGGATGTGGTTTGTCTTCCCGCAGATTGCCGGGCTGGGACAGAGCGCCACCTCCCGCAAGTACGCCATTTCCTCGCTGGCGGAGGCCCGCGCCTACCTGGACCACGAGGTGCTGGGCCCGCGGCTCCTGGAGTGCGCGCTGGTCCTGGCAAACCACGCCGACCAGTCCGCCGAAGACATTTTCGGCGGTATCGACGCCAGGAAGCTCCGCTCCAGCATGACACTGTTCCTCCGGGCGGCGCCCGGAGAAACAGTGTTCAAGACCGTCCTGGCCCAGTTCTTCAACGGGGAACCGGACCCGGCCACGGACGAGCTCCTGGTACCAGGACGCGGCCGCTGA
- a CDS encoding DUF1918 domain-containing protein, which translates to MEAAQGDRIVVHGRTVGSSDRHGVILEVRGEGGSPPYVVRFDDGHETVMYPGGDFAVEHGHNA; encoded by the coding sequence ATGGAGGCAGCCCAAGGCGACCGCATCGTTGTGCACGGGAGGACGGTGGGGTCTTCGGACCGGCACGGGGTGATTCTGGAGGTCCGTGGCGAGGGTGGAAGCCCGCCGTATGTCGTCCGCTTCGACGACGGGCACGAAACCGTCATGTATCCCGGTGGCGATTTCGCCGTCGAGCACGGACACAACGCCTGA
- a CDS encoding PadR family transcriptional regulator yields the protein MRASNPAGGFGGNNLDGMWQAVEELRSRFEKRAGTRAGKGEVRTAVLALLAERPMHGYQIIREIEERSGGSWKPSAGSVYPTLQLLADEGSITAEETNGRKIYSLTEAGREEVATHHGAAPWDPAGPMAGGVASLPKAGIELAQAAAQVGRTGTQEQVHQAVAVLDEARRRLYAILAQD from the coding sequence ATGCGTGCTTCAAACCCTGCTGGCGGATTCGGCGGGAACAATCTGGACGGTATGTGGCAGGCCGTCGAGGAACTGCGCTCCCGGTTTGAAAAGCGGGCCGGAACCCGCGCCGGGAAAGGTGAGGTGCGGACGGCGGTGCTGGCCCTGCTGGCCGAGCGGCCCATGCACGGCTACCAGATCATCCGCGAGATCGAGGAACGCAGCGGGGGCAGCTGGAAACCGAGCGCAGGCTCCGTCTATCCCACCCTGCAGCTGCTGGCGGATGAAGGATCAATTACAGCCGAGGAAACGAACGGCCGAAAAATCTACTCGTTGACCGAAGCCGGCCGCGAGGAAGTGGCAACCCACCACGGGGCTGCGCCATGGGATCCGGCCGGCCCGATGGCCGGCGGCGTTGCTTCCCTGCCCAAGGCCGGGATCGAACTGGCCCAGGCCGCAGCCCAGGTTGGCCGTACCGGCACCCAGGAGCAGGTGCACCAGGCGGTGGCGGTGCTGGACGAGGCCCGCCGCCGTCTGTACGCCATCCTCGCCCAGGACTGA
- a CDS encoding YdiU family protein, which translates to MTAAAESTVTFDGRFARELAELAVPWQAEEAPSPELLVLNEKLAADLGLDPQYLRSPEGVRLLVGNHVPAGATPVAQAYAGHQFGGYSPLLGDGRALLLGEVTDRAGRLLDVHLKGSGRTPFARAGDGRAVVGPMLREYIVSEAMHALHIPTTRSLAVVATGRQVRRDDMLPGAVLARVASSHLRVGSFQYARATENMDLLKRLADHAISRHYQHAADAANPYLALFAAVVSAQAELVARWMLVGFVHGVMNTDNMTISGETIDYGPCAFMDAFNPAAVYSSIDVGGRYAYANQPVLAEWNLARLAEAMLPLIDQDQEKAVAPAVEVLGGFRGQYSEAWTRGMTGKLGLGGVDESGAAGALVDDVLDILKDGPVDYTLFFRNLGKAARGDLRPVRGMVLDLAALDAWLERWQALQPDAELMDSVNPAYIPRNHLVEEALSAATGGNLAPLQQLLEAVSEPFTERPGLERYLQGAPDDFGSYMTFCGT; encoded by the coding sequence ATGACAGCAGCAGCTGAATCCACGGTCACTTTCGATGGCCGTTTCGCCCGGGAACTGGCGGAACTCGCCGTGCCCTGGCAGGCCGAGGAAGCGCCCAGCCCTGAGCTCCTCGTCCTGAACGAGAAGCTGGCAGCGGACCTGGGCCTCGACCCGCAATACCTGCGCAGCCCCGAGGGTGTGCGGCTCCTGGTGGGAAACCACGTGCCGGCCGGTGCCACACCCGTGGCGCAGGCGTACGCCGGACACCAGTTTGGCGGATACTCGCCCCTGCTCGGCGACGGACGGGCCCTCCTGCTGGGCGAGGTCACTGACCGGGCCGGCCGCCTCCTGGACGTCCATCTCAAAGGTTCGGGGCGAACGCCCTTCGCCCGCGCCGGGGACGGCCGTGCCGTCGTCGGGCCCATGCTGCGTGAATACATTGTCAGCGAGGCCATGCACGCACTGCACATTCCCACCACCCGGTCGCTCGCCGTCGTGGCCACCGGGCGGCAGGTCCGGCGCGATGACATGCTGCCCGGCGCCGTCCTGGCGCGGGTGGCAAGCAGCCACCTGCGCGTAGGCAGCTTCCAGTACGCGCGCGCAACCGAAAATATGGACCTCCTGAAACGGCTGGCGGACCACGCCATCAGCAGGCACTACCAGCACGCCGCTGATGCCGCCAACCCCTACCTCGCTCTGTTCGCGGCGGTCGTCTCCGCCCAGGCGGAGCTGGTGGCCCGGTGGATGCTGGTGGGCTTCGTGCACGGGGTCATGAACACGGACAACATGACCATCTCCGGGGAAACCATCGACTACGGCCCGTGCGCGTTCATGGACGCCTTCAACCCGGCCGCCGTCTACAGTTCCATCGACGTCGGCGGACGCTATGCCTACGCCAACCAGCCGGTCCTTGCCGAATGGAACCTGGCCCGGCTCGCCGAGGCCATGCTGCCGCTGATTGACCAGGACCAGGAAAAAGCCGTGGCCCCGGCGGTGGAGGTACTCGGCGGCTTCCGCGGTCAGTACAGCGAGGCATGGACCCGCGGGATGACGGGCAAGCTGGGCCTGGGCGGCGTCGATGAAAGCGGCGCCGCCGGGGCCCTTGTGGATGATGTCCTCGACATCCTGAAGGACGGACCCGTGGACTACACCTTGTTCTTCCGCAACCTGGGCAAAGCGGCTCGCGGGGACCTCCGTCCCGTGCGCGGCATGGTCCTTGACCTGGCCGCCCTCGATGCCTGGCTGGAGCGGTGGCAGGCGCTGCAGCCTGACGCGGAGCTGATGGACAGCGTGAACCCGGCCTACATTCCGCGGAACCACCTTGTGGAGGAGGCGCTGTCCGCTGCCACCGGCGGAAACCTGGCTCCGCTGCAGCAGCTGCTGGAGGCGGTCAGTGAACCCTTCACCGAGCGGCCCGGGCTGGAACGTTACCTGCAGGGGGCGCCCGACGACTTCGGCAGCTACATGACCTTCTGCGGGACCTGA
- a CDS encoding NUDIX domain-containing protein, whose translation MDHFPSAGMSSTPPQRTGPRDPGDAWVEGDRGRYWGRFGAAGVLAWDPAKGVLLQHRAVWSHNGGTWGLPGGALHQGEEPVDGALREAYEEAAVPSESVEVLFTSVLDHGYWSYTTVVVRVRESFEPVISDPESIALLWIPVAEVEALDLHPGFAAAWPELLAQLDTGEPW comes from the coding sequence ATGGATCATTTTCCGTCCGCAGGCATGTCCTCCACCCCACCGCAGCGCACAGGTCCCCGCGACCCGGGCGACGCCTGGGTGGAAGGGGACCGCGGCAGGTACTGGGGCCGTTTCGGCGCGGCGGGCGTCCTTGCCTGGGACCCCGCCAAAGGCGTGCTCCTGCAGCACCGTGCGGTCTGGAGTCATAACGGTGGAACCTGGGGGCTGCCCGGCGGCGCCCTGCACCAGGGCGAAGAACCCGTTGACGGCGCCCTCCGCGAGGCGTATGAGGAAGCCGCGGTCCCGTCGGAGAGCGTGGAAGTGCTGTTCACGTCCGTGCTGGACCATGGCTACTGGTCCTACACCACGGTGGTGGTGAGGGTGCGGGAATCCTTCGAGCCGGTGATCAGCGACCCCGAGAGCATTGCCCTGCTCTGGATCCCGGTGGCAGAGGTGGAGGCCCTGGACCTGCACCCCGGTTTCGCGGCCGCGTGGCCGGAGCTGCTGGCGCAGCTGGACACCGGCGAACCCTGGTAG
- a CDS encoding LysM peptidoglycan-binding domain-containing protein yields MSKISTTARHRATPARSIVLEGLAVTAKSQARSLGRPALAVAAASGIAFGVGAPAHAGVSAPDTTEQTSVQATSAPAAPAAAPAAAAGNVHTVVSGDTLGAIAAAYGVSLNGVLSANGLGLSSVIYPGDQIQIPGAGYTAAPAPAPAAAPVQAAAATAPANTGMNMSYASATPVASTTGTGTGAAILASAYSQLGFKQDCTAMVEKALRSVGKSVGDLAPTQFFQYGTVVGAPAPGDLIITSGHVGVYAGNGQVVSGGVNGFDTQVHSISWLGGYSAVRVA; encoded by the coding sequence GTGTCAAAAATTTCAACCACTGCCCGTCACCGCGCGACCCCGGCCCGCTCCATTGTGCTCGAGGGCCTCGCAGTAACAGCCAAGTCCCAGGCCCGCTCCCTGGGCCGTCCCGCGCTCGCCGTTGCTGCGGCATCCGGCATTGCCTTCGGAGTCGGCGCCCCGGCCCATGCAGGTGTATCCGCCCCGGACACCACTGAGCAGACCAGCGTCCAGGCCACCTCGGCTCCTGCCGCCCCGGCCGCAGCCCCCGCCGCAGCAGCAGGGAACGTCCACACGGTCGTTTCCGGCGACACCCTCGGCGCCATTGCAGCAGCCTACGGCGTCAGCCTCAACGGCGTGCTGTCCGCCAACGGCCTGGGACTGTCCTCGGTCATCTACCCGGGCGACCAGATCCAGATTCCCGGCGCAGGCTACACCGCCGCCCCGGCGCCCGCCCCTGCAGCAGCACCCGTGCAGGCCGCAGCCGCCACCGCACCGGCGAACACCGGCATGAACATGTCCTACGCCTCGGCCACCCCGGTGGCATCCACCACCGGCACGGGCACCGGCGCTGCGATCCTCGCCTCGGCCTACAGCCAGCTGGGCTTCAAGCAGGATTGCACCGCCATGGTCGAGAAGGCTCTGCGCTCCGTCGGCAAGTCCGTGGGCGATCTGGCCCCCACCCAGTTCTTCCAGTACGGCACCGTCGTAGGCGCTCCCGCCCCCGGTGACCTGATCATCACCTCCGGCCACGTGGGCGTTTACGCAGGCAACGGCCAGGTTGTCAGCGGCGGCGTCAACGGCTTCGACACGCAGGTGCACTCCATCAGCTGGCTCGGCGGCTACTCCGCTGTGCGCGTAGCCTAG
- a CDS encoding ribonuclease Z, translating to MRELVVLGTASQVPTRTRNHNGYFLRWDGEGLLFDPGEGTQRQMIHAGVAASHINRICLTHVHGDHCYGLPGVLSRMALDGVAHPVHLHYPASGDPVVQALVAVGSPGIDLRLHPHSGAGPVADCLEVRPLRHRIETYGYLMTEPDGRTFLPERLQAAGIGGPDVGRLQRDGVLGAVRLEDVSVPRPGQRFAFIMDTAPCPGADDLADGADLLVTESTFSDDDGVLARQYLHLTAGQAGELAASGGVRTLVLTHFSARYGDDVSVLEQQAQARAPGVTVIAANDLDRIPVPRRRQPAGEAAGPTTAIGLNHDSSS from the coding sequence GTGCGTGAACTGGTGGTATTGGGCACCGCCTCACAGGTCCCCACCAGGACCCGGAACCACAACGGCTACTTTCTGCGCTGGGACGGCGAAGGGCTGCTTTTCGACCCCGGCGAGGGAACCCAGCGCCAGATGATCCACGCCGGCGTCGCGGCCAGCCACATCAACAGGATCTGCCTCACGCATGTGCACGGAGACCACTGCTACGGGCTGCCGGGAGTCCTGTCCCGGATGGCCCTCGACGGTGTGGCACACCCGGTCCACCTGCACTATCCGGCGTCGGGTGACCCGGTGGTCCAGGCCTTGGTGGCCGTGGGTTCGCCCGGCATCGACCTGCGGCTCCATCCGCATTCGGGGGCCGGGCCCGTGGCGGACTGCCTGGAGGTGCGGCCACTGAGGCACCGCATCGAGACATACGGCTACCTGATGACGGAGCCTGACGGACGCACCTTCCTGCCGGAGCGGCTCCAGGCGGCAGGAATCGGAGGCCCGGACGTGGGCCGGCTGCAACGCGACGGCGTCCTTGGGGCAGTCAGGCTGGAGGACGTGAGCGTACCCAGGCCGGGCCAGCGCTTCGCCTTCATCATGGACACCGCGCCGTGCCCCGGCGCCGACGACCTGGCGGACGGCGCTGACCTGCTGGTCACCGAGTCAACGTTCAGCGACGACGACGGCGTCCTGGCACGGCAGTACCTGCACCTTACTGCCGGGCAGGCCGGGGAGTTGGCGGCGTCCGGCGGGGTCCGCACCCTGGTGCTCACCCATTTCTCCGCACGGTACGGTGACGACGTCTCCGTGCTGGAACAACAGGCGCAGGCACGGGCCCCAGGGGTTACCGTGATCGCCGCCAACGACCTTGACCGCATCCCTGTTCCGCGGCGGCGGCAACCAGCGGGAGAAGCAGCGGGCCCAACAACGGCGATAGGGTTAAACCATGACAGCAGCAGCTGA
- a CDS encoding DUF664 domain-containing protein, which produces MQSKELLLEAFDRLPVLVREALDGLDAAQLQRRPGGNGNSIAWLIWHSGRVEDAQVASSAGLEQVWTAEGFVKRFGLPLGERDTGYGHSSKQVDAVRAPRELLLEYYDAVHRQTAKVLEDIADPDLDRVVDRHWNPPVTLGVRLVSILGDCLQHLGQAAYAKGLHAGTAGAGGA; this is translated from the coding sequence ATGCAATCCAAAGAACTGCTGCTGGAGGCCTTCGATCGCCTCCCGGTCCTGGTCCGGGAAGCCCTCGACGGGCTTGACGCGGCGCAGCTGCAGCGCCGTCCGGGTGGCAACGGCAATTCCATCGCGTGGTTGATCTGGCACTCGGGCCGGGTGGAGGATGCGCAGGTAGCCTCGTCTGCGGGCCTGGAACAGGTGTGGACGGCGGAAGGTTTCGTGAAGCGCTTCGGCCTTCCCCTGGGGGAACGCGACACGGGCTACGGCCACTCCAGTAAACAGGTGGACGCCGTCAGGGCGCCGCGGGAGCTGTTGCTGGAGTACTACGATGCCGTCCACCGGCAGACCGCCAAGGTCCTGGAAGACATTGCTGATCCGGACCTGGACCGCGTGGTTGACAGGCACTGGAATCCGCCTGTGACCCTCGGAGTGCGGCTGGTCAGCATCCTGGGGGACTGCCTTCAGCACCTCGGCCAGGCCGCCTACGCCAAGGGGCTGCACGCCGGGACGGCAGGCGCCGGCGGTGCGTGA
- a CDS encoding TraR/DksA C4-type zinc finger protein yields the protein MPDFERFRALLEEERARRLALLPALRADIEAANSARQGSNVDDEHDPEGATIAFELSQASALLKQSSASLDQIEAALARLAAGTYGTCAVCGEPIAEGRLEARPWTPYCIHHAASGRGR from the coding sequence ATGCCAGATTTCGAACGGTTCCGTGCGCTGCTCGAAGAGGAGCGGGCGCGGCGCCTGGCACTGTTGCCGGCGCTGCGGGCGGACATCGAGGCAGCAAACTCGGCGCGCCAGGGTTCCAATGTCGACGACGAGCACGATCCCGAGGGTGCCACCATCGCCTTCGAACTCTCACAGGCCTCTGCGCTCCTGAAACAGAGTTCGGCGAGCCTGGACCAGATTGAAGCGGCGCTTGCCCGGCTGGCGGCGGGGACCTATGGAACCTGCGCCGTATGCGGGGAGCCCATCGCCGAGGGCAGGCTGGAAGCCCGCCCGTGGACCCCGTACTGCATCCACCACGCGGCGTCCGGGCGCGGGCGATGA